The DNA sequence TCAATGGAAACGATCGCCTCTGTATGAATGGATACGGGTGGAAATCCGGCGTTGGATAATTGAAAACTCAATGCCATGGAAAAACAACCGGCATGCGCTGCGGCAATCAGTTCTTCCGGATTTGTTCCGGCCTTACCATCCTCACTCTGAAAGCGGGCGGCAAATGAATAAGGTGTATCCTTCAAAATGCCGCTGGTGGATGTCAGCTTTCCGCTTCCTTCCAACCCTGTGCCGTTCCATACGGCAGTTGCTCTTCTTTTTAGTGTCATGGTAATCTATTTATGTTTGTAAAGGTAATAAATCGATAATTAAAATCCCTACTAGATTCCTCTGTATCACTTCAAATCGAAATAGAAAACAGGGAAAATTGCCATTTACCATTTAAATCTGCCGTTTACTCAATCGTTCGGGGGAGTGTATCAGCCTCGATATACCTTTACATCATCAAAACAAACAATACACACTAACAACTAAAACAAACAAAACTATGAAAACGAACATTCAAACAGCAGGTGCAATCATCTTAACAGAGATTGCCTGCGCAGCAAAGAAAATGGCAGTTAAATCTTCCAAAACGGCATTACTGATTGCAGTTGGACTGACTTTTGTATTGAGCTCCTGCAGCCGAAATGTAAGCTCCGGATGCGGTACCTGGTCGTATAAACAATCCAACGAACGCAAGTACAACAGTCAGGTAGCGAAGATGTACAAAACCTGCCCGGGCGGATTCTGCTCCAACTCCAGATAAGCGAATCAAAAACCATGAAACAAGAAAAGGACTGCGCATGCAGTCCTTTTTTATTATTTATAGAAATCTTCTATTTCAGCCCGCCAATCATATCTTCCGGCTTCACCCATTCGTCAAACTGTTTTGCGGTGACATACCCCAATTTAATGGCTGTCTCTTTCAGCGTTGCATTATTCTTGTGGGCGGTCTGTGCAATTTCAGCCGATTTGTAATACCCGATTTTTGTATTCAGTGCCGTTACCAGCATCAGTGAATTTTCCAGATTCCTTTTGATGTTGCCGTGCAATGGCTCGATTCCCGTTGCACATTTATCATTGAACGACACACATACATCTCCGATTAACCGGGCACTGTGCAGGAAATTATAAATCATCACCGGCTTAAAGACGTTTAATTCAAAATGGCCGTTGCTGCCGCCGATATTGATGGCTACATCATTTCCCAGCACCTGTGCAGCCACCATCGTCATAGCTTCACATTGTGTAGGGTTTACTTTTCCAGGCATGATGGAGGATCCCGGTTCGTTATCCGGGATATGAATCTCGCCGATGCCGCAGCGCGGTCCGGAGGACAGCATACGGATATCATTCCCGATTTTCATCAGGGAAACCGCCACCGTTTTCAATGCTCCATGTGCTTCCACAATGGCATCGTGCGCCGCTAAGGATTCAAATTTATTATTCGCCGTAACAAAAGGTAGTCCGGTTAAATTCGCAATTTCCTTCGCTACATTTTTTGCATATCCCTTAGGGGTATTGATACCCGTTCCCACTGCCGTTCCGCCTAATGCCAGCTCGGCTAAATGGTCCAGGGAATTTTCAACCGCTTTCAGACCGTGATCCAGTTGAGACACATAACCTGAAAACTCCTGCCCCAACGTAAGCGGTGTGGCATCCATAAAATGCGTACGGCCTATTTTTACAATTTTGGAAAACTCTTTTGATTTTTTAGCCAGCGTATTTCTCAATTTCTTGATGCCCGGGATGGTCGTCTCCATTAAAATGGTATAAGCCGCAATGTACATGGCGGTTGGAAACGTATCGTTGGATGAATGGGATTTATTGACACCATCATTCGGGTTGATTAACTTCTTTTCATCCGTTAACTGACCGCCTAACAGGACATGGCCACGGTAAGCAATCACTTCATTGCAATTCATGTTTGATTGCGTTCCGGAACCCGTCTGCCAAACCACCAGTGGAAACTGGTCATCCAGCTTACCCGCCAGGATCTCATCGCACACCTTACCGATCGTTTCACACTTTTGCTTTTCCAGCACCTTGGCTTTGTAGTTGGTAATGGCTGCCGCTTTCTTCAGGTAAGCAAATGCCCGGATGATTTCCTTCGGCATTTTATTGATATCCTGTGCAATCTGAAAGTTGTCGATGGAACGCTGTGTCTGCGCTCCGTAATAAACATGTGCAGGTACCTTCACCTGACCCATTGTGTCTTTTTCTATTCTGTATTCCATTTTATAATTGTTGTATTCGGTATTGGTCATTTGCTTATCCTTATTGTTTTAGATAAAACCCCGAACTTTCTGTTTTAGCCCCCCTTTTCCCCCTGGGGGGGTTTCCCTTTCCCACCTTATGCAAAGCTTAGCTAATTTTTGGGGGGGTCCCAAGAAAAGGGGGGGGGGGAGAGGGGGGTGTCCCCTTTTATTTTTCCCTTCCCCGGGGGGGGGAGATTTGTTTTTTAAAAAGGGAATTCTCTTTTTTGGTGGGCCTTCCTTTTTTCACTCCGCGAAAAAAAATTTTTTTTTTTTCACATTCCCCTTTTTTTTTTGGTTGTGTGTTGTTTGGTGTGTTTCTCTCCCTCTTTAAAAAAATTAAAAACACAAACCCCCCCCCCTGCCTCGGTTTTTGGGGAAGGGAAAGGAAGGTTATTTTTTATTTTTTTTAAATTTTAAAGGGCCGGGGGCTGGCGTGGTCCTTTCCTTCCCCCTAACCTCTCTTTTTTTTTTTTGGGGGGGGTTGGGCTGGCGCCCCCCTTTTTATTTTTTGTTTTTTGGTTTTTCTCTCTTTCGCGCCTCGGTGTTTTTTTTTTTTGTTTTTTTTTTAAAGGAAAAAAAAAAAAAACAAAGAAAGGGGGGGGTTTGGTTTTCCCTTCCCCCCCCTTTTCCTTCCTCCTTAAAATCAGGTTTGCGTTTTTCCAGGAAAGCCGCCACCCCTTCTTTCACGTCTTCTGTTTTAAACAAATCGCCGAAGGCATTGACTTCATAGGCAAATCCATCCACTCCTTCCTTGAAATAAGCATTGGTGCATTCAATGACTTTTGCCACTGCAACCGGCCCTTTGGTGGCTATTTTATGGATTATGGATACTGCTTTTTCTATGGCGGAAACTTTATCCTGTTCCACGTAATTCACCAATCCCAGATTCAATGCCGTTTGCGCATCAATCAGATCCGCTGTCAGGTGCAATTCCAATGCCTTTGCCTTACCAATATATTGTATCAGGCGCTGTGTGCCGCCGTATCCTGCAATGATTCCCAAATTGACTTCCGGCTGTCCGAATTTTGCATTGGACGTGGCGATACGCATATGACAGGCCATGGAAAGCTCACATCCGCCGCCTAAAGCAAACCCGTTGACCACCGCAATGACCGGAACGGGCATATGCTCAATGGAAAAGAAGATATCATGACCGCGCTGTGCCAGCAACTTCGCCTGCTGAATATCCAGCGTCTGGAACTCAGCGATGTCGGCACCCGCCACGAATGCTTTCTCTCCGGCGCCCGTCAGGATTACACCCTTTAATCCGTGTGTTTTCCTCGCTTCTTCAAATGCCGTCTGAATTTCCACAATGGTTGCTCCGTTCAAGGCATTCAGCTTGTCAGCACGGTTAATCGTCAGATGGAGAATATTATCCGTAATTTCCCATAATAAATTCTTGAATTCCATAGTACTAATTTTATCTGAATACAAAGCGTAGAATGATATCCGGAATGATACCTGCCAGAATAATCAATGCAGTAATAAGCAACAGGGCAATGGTGTTAAAGCCTGATATTCTTATTGGTGTCGTGCCTTCGGCATCCATGCTGAACATCGCAATGATGATTTTGAAATAATAATACACGCCGATTAAAGAGGCCAATATGGCTATCACCGCAATCATGGTTTTACCGCTCGCCAGAACATTTACCAATATAAAATACTTGGCAAAAAATCCGGACAGAGGCGGTATTCCGGCCATGGATAACAAGGCAATGGTCATGGAACCCGCCAAAACCGGATTGCGCTTCACCAGCCCTTTAAAGATGGAGATTTCCTCTTCCTGCTCCGCCTGTTCAGACACCAGGTAAAACACCCAGAAGGCTGCAAGGCTGGAAAGCGTATAAGCCAGTAAATAATGCCAGGTGACATAGGTGGTGGAAGGACTCAGAACGGTTATTCCCAAAATAATAAAACCGGCATGGCCGATGCTGGAATATGCCAGCATACGCTTTGTATTGGATTGGGTGGCTGCAATAACATTGCCCAGCACAATCGTAAGCGTGGAAATGACCAGCAATATGATATTGTAAGTGGTATAGAAAGAAATGACAACACTGAAGAGCCTGTAAAAACCGACGATGGCTCCAATCTTGACAATAGTTGCCATGAAGGCCGTAATGACAGTTGGCGCACCTGTGTACACATCCGGTGTCCAGAAATGAAATGGGACTGCCGACATTTTAAATGCGAGCGCAAACAAAATCAACACCAGTCCGACCATCAGCAGTTGCTGGCTGATTCCATAAGTGGACATGGAGGTCGATACAATCTGCATCAGCTTAAAACTACCGATGGCGCCGTACACAAAGGTGATACCCAGCAGCAAAAAGCCGCTTGCAAAAGAGCCTAAGATAAAATACTTGAAAGCCGCTTCGTTTGAATTCAGGCTTCGCTTATTGCTACCTGCCAGTACATATACAGGAATGGACAATATCTCGACACCGAGAAACAACATCGCAAGATGGGTATAGGAACTTAAAATGAACACACCCACCAGGGAAAACAGCACCAAAGAATAATGATCTGATTGGCTATGGTCATTCTTTATGTAATTAAAGGAGAAGATCAACCACAAAATGGCAATGAAAGAAAATAATATGGTGAAGGCCAGCGGAATCTTATCCAGAACCAGCATGCCGTAAATATTTTCATTGGTACCGAAGTCGTTGAAGCAAAAGCCGATATTGACCAGCAATCCGACAATAGCAAAGGGCAGTATCAGCTTACGGATATTCAGTATCTCGAATACCAGCGCTGCGATTCCCAATCCCGATAATAATAATAACTCTTTCATATTTCTAACATTCTCTTCGAGAACCTCTTTTATTGTACTGAATTAGCTGTAACACTGTGTACATGATCAATTAATTGTTTTACCGGTTGTTCAGATACATCCAGTATGGTATTTGGAAACAATCCGAAGAATATCACTAATACCGCAAATCCGGCCAGTATCATCTTTTCATCTTTACTGATTTCACCAAACGTTTGTGTCAGGCTGTTCGATTCACCGTGCATCATCGCCTGATAGGCGCGCAGCATATACACTGCTCCCAGAATAACGGTCAACCCCCCAAAGAGAGCCGCCATCATATTATACTGAAAAATACCATGCAGCAGCAGGAACTCCCCGACAAAACCATTGGTCAGCGGCATGGCTATACTTCCGAGCAATACAATCAGAAACAGGACGCTGAATTCCCGTGATACATTTCGGATACCGCCTAACTGATGCATCGTATCCGTTTTCATTTTACTGAAAATGATATCGCACACATAAAATAAGGCGACCACATTGATACCATGAGAAAGCATCTGATAAAGTGCACCCTGTACCCCCTGAAGATTCCAGGAAAAAATACCGGCAGCAATCAATCCGACATGCCCGAGCGATGAATACGCCAGCATGCGTTTAAAGTCTTTTTGTGTCAATGCCATAAGGGATCCGTAGACTACACTTATCACACTTAGTGTAATAACGTATTTGGATGCAAGCTGCCAGCCCAGCGGCACCACCGGTATCAGCCAAACGATCAATGCAAAAGCGCCCATTTTCAACATAATACCCGACAAAAGCATGGTACCTTGTGTAGGTGCATTGACGTAGGTATCCGGCTGCCAGGTATGCAGCGGAAAGATCGGTATTTTGATGGCAAAGGCAAGGTAAAAGGCGATAAACACCAGTAACTGCTCCTTTGCTGTCAACTGCGCACCTACCTGATAAAATGCGTTCATGCTGAAACTTCTGTCCGGATTATGCATCCATACAAATATGATAGCCAGCAGCATGAATAAACTACCGAATAGTGTATAAACGAAAAACTTAAAGGTGATTTTTTGTCTGCCAGCTCCTCCCCATATCAGTGCAATCAGATAAATGGGCAGCAAGGCCAGTTCCCAGAACACGTAAAACAACAAGGCATCTTTAGCCAAAAACACCCCTAATAAGGCACTTTGCATCAGCAGGATTAAACTAAAATAGGCTTTCGGATTTTTAATGGTTCTTCCTTCCGTACTTTGAATAATGAAAGGCAGCAATAAAACCGTCAGTAATACCAGAATGATATTAATTCCGTCAACCTTGAGAAAAAAGTCAGCACCTAAAGCCTGTACCCAATCTGTATGAAAGATGAAATCCGCAGATGCCGGATTTGACTTAAACTGACTGAAGATATACAGACCCACACCTAACGTCACCACCGTACCTAACAGGGCGTTATTTTTTGCCTGTTTCTCATTCAGAAACAACGTTGAGAAAACGAAAAGCACCGGTAATATGACCAAGAGTAATACTAACATATTTTACAGACTGAACAACAAGTAAGCAATTTTTTCAACAACAACAGAATATGTAAATGAGACAACATGGTTTACCCCATTTACTGCGATTTCCGATAATTCATTATCCATATTCCCCGATAATGCCAGCAACGCCAACTGTGATACGCCAATAAACAAAGCGATACGCTGTATGTATCTTGCATTGAAGACGTTTAAGGCAGGTATGGCTACTACCAGCAACGTCAGTAAGAATATCAGTATCATATTTTAAATTTTTATAAACATTAATAATATCAAACCTATCATACTCAACACCATCGCAATAGCATAAAATCCTATACTGCCCGTTTGTGTCAGCCTTAATAACTGGCTCCAGTTCACGACGGAAGAGCCTATTCCATTTACCATGGCATCAATCCCTGATCGCTCCACAAACCCGTACAACAGTCCGGCAATTCTATTCAACGGCTTTACAACAACCGCTTCATAAATCTCATCGATATAGTATTTGTGGTAAATAATTTCCTTAAATAAGGATATCGGCGCATCATCATCCTGCGGGATTTGTTTTTTCGCGATGAATATTATTCTGGTCCATAGTATGATTCCTAAAATCAGAACCACCGTTACGCCCATCAAAAGTAATTCCGTATTCAGCGAAATTTCAGCCTCATTCATTTGGACAGAAGCGGCCAGGAAACCATCCAGCCAATGATGGATATTCAATGCATGGCCAAGCTCATGCGGGAATCCAATAAAACCGGCAACAACAGAAAGCCCCGCTAAAACCATCAATGGAACCGTCATGCTTTTAGGCGATTCATGTACATGGTTTTTCTGGATATCATTTCCCCGAAATTCCCCGAAGAAAGTCAGGAAGAACAAACGGAACATATAAAAAGCCGTCATCAATGATACCAGCAATGCCAAAGCAAACAATATCTTACTGTGTACAAACAGTTCAGCCAGCATCTGGTCTTTGGAGAAGAAACCCGCAAACGGCGGAATGCCTGCAATGGCTATGGCAGCTATCATGAAGGTAACGTAGGTAAGGGGCATTTTATTTTTCAATCCGCCCATATTGCGTATATCCTGATCACCGCTCATACCGTGAATCACACTGCCGGCACCGAGGAATAGCAAGGCCTTAAAGAATGCATGCGTGACAACGTGAAATACACCGGCGGAAAATGCGCCAACGCCCAATGCACAGAATATCAGTCCTAACTGGGATACCGTCGAATATGCCAGCACTTTTTTAATATCATTCTGAAACAAGGCAATGGAGGCGGATAATAAAGCCGTTGCAATTCCCACGATGGAAATAATTTCCATCGTCAGCGGCGCGGCGCTGAATAAGGTTCCGCATCTGGCAACCATATAAATTCCGGCTGTCACCATTGTGGCAGCGTGAATCAGGGCAGATACGGGTGTCGGGCCAGCCATTGCATCCGGCAGCCAGGTGTATAATGGTATCTGTGCGGATTTACCCATGGCACCGACAAACAACAACATGGTTATCAGTGTCACCAGCTTTCCGTCTACCACAACATTACCCACCTCACCAAACACATGGTGATAATTGATACTGCCAAAAACGCCGAACGTGAGGATGATACCCAGCAGGAACCCCAAATCACCGATGCGGTTCATGATAAATGCTTTATTAGCAGCGTTGCTGTATCTGATATTTTTAAACCAAAATCCAATTAAAAGATAAGAGCAAAGCCCAACCCCTTCCCATCCTACAAACATCAGCAGGAAGTTATCTCCCAATACCAGTAAAAGCATAAAGAAGACAAAAAGGTTCAGATAGGAAAAATAGCGGTTGTAATCTTTCTCATCGTGCATGTATCCGGCGGAATAGACATGAATCAGAAATCCGACTCCTGTGATAACCAGCAGAAAAATGACAGACAATGAATCTACCAAAAATGAAAAGTCTGCATGAAAATCTCCTACACTTATCCAGTTCATCAAAGGCACGGTGACGGCCTGATTGTCAGAAAGCTGAGAAAAGAAAAGCAGTACTGCTACAAGGAAAGAAGCCAGTATACTTCCGGGTGCCAGATAGGTGGTGATATGCTTTGGTAATTTTTTGCCCAACAAAGAGATGATGGTAAAACTCACCAACGGAAATAAAGGAATAAGATAGACTAATTGCTGCATGAACCTGTTATTGTTTTACTTCTAACAATTTAAAAAACTCATCCAGTTTTGGCATGATGATAATCTCCGTACGTCGGTTGACTGTTCTGTTCGCAGGCGTATCATTGGCCACTTTAGGATAATATTCGGAACGGCCGCCGGCAATCATTCTGCCCGGATCGACGCCGTCTTTCAACTGCAATCCACGTGCAACGCAAGTGGCGCGTTTTACACTCCAATCCCAGTTGTCCGCCATACAGGCAGTGGCAATCTGAACATTGTCGGTATTTCCTTCAATCAGCACATCAAAGGTTTTGTAATCGTTGATCACCCTTGAAATTTTCTCCAGAATGGCGCCCGCTCTCGATGATATTTCAGCACTGCCGGATTTATAGAGCATTCCATCTGACAATGAAATCAACACCACTCCTTTGTCCACTCTCACGTTCACATCGGTATCATTCACATCTACCAGGGAACGTTTTAAATTCAACACCAAGACCAGATTCAATGAATCCTTAGAACGGATCTGGGCATTCAACAAGCTGATATCCCTGCTTTGTTTATCAATCGTTTCCAGTGATTTTTTGATGCTTTCCGCTCCTTCCTTGCTGATAACGGACAAATTTGTCAGCTGATCAAGCAATTTACCATTAGTAGATTTCTGAAAGTCCACTTCTTTCAACAGCTCTTCGATTTTCGATTTTGCTTTAGCCAATTCTGCCGACAGTGCATCATAATCACCGGATTTCTGACCAAACTTTTTCTCACACTCAGCAAGATCAGACGTTGTCTGGCGCAGAGCCTGCTCGAGTTTATCCTTATCCAGCTGAGTCGCCTGAAACTTCTTCTTGCTTACACAGGAAGACAAGGCAATCAATGCTATCAATACAATTCCAACTTTTTTCATAACTTATAATTATATGATTTATGAATTACCACTTCAGTTTATTTAATGCATCAATATCGGTCGATTTGGTATTCCGGTATATCATCATCAAAATAGCCAAACCTACCGCCACTTCCGCTGCAGCCACTACCATAATGAAGAACACGAACACCTGTCCGCTGCTGTCGCCCAGGTATCTGGAAAAAGCCACCATCAGCAAGTTGACGGCATTCAGCATCAGCTCAATACACATGAAAATGATAATGGCATTTCGTCTGAACAGAACGCCTAATACGCCAATACAGAAAAGTGTTACAGCGAGATAAATGTACCACTGAATCGGAATACCTATTATTACTTCTTTCATTTTATTTAATTATCGTTATATGTCACAAGTTATTACCGCTGTTTATAGCCTGCCTGTAACATTCACCTGTCATCAATGTATATCTTTTTTACTCAGGAACACCGCTCCTACCATGGCCGACAAAAAAAGTATCGACGAAATTTCAAACGGAAGCATATATTCCTTAAATAATACTTTTCCTAGATTCTCCACCAACCCGATATTGCTGTTTTGTGCGGATGGAAGCATACCTGTTTCAGCCCCTTTCAACAGGGCGACAAGACAAACCAGCAACAATCCGGCCGAGACGGCAGCAGCGACCTTCGGTATATTTTTCTTATGCGGTTCAATTTCTTTGTTCAGATTCAACATCATGATGACATATAAAAACAGTACCATGATAGCGCCGGCATATACGATAATATGCACTACCGCAAGAAACTGTGCATTTAAAATCAGGAAATGGCCGGCGATGGCGAAAAAAGTGACCACCAAATACAAAACAGAGTGTACCGGATTTTTATCGAATATGACCATAAGCGCACTCAGCACAGCCACAAAGGATAAAAAGAAAAATAAATACTGCGATAGATGCATATCAGATGTGAGATTTGAGATGTGAGATTTGAGATTTATTTTTCATTTCATTATTGTTATTTAATGTGTTTGCTGATTACTTCGTTCCTCGCAATGACCTATTTAATGATGTTTGTTTTCGTTTAATAAGTTTCCCCTGTCTTTCCAGGTTTGATTATGATATTTAGTTTTGTCTTTTTTAAACTCCACTACTTCCGGTGTTTGCCTTTCCGATAAATCGATTGGATGATTTACATCTTCCACCAGTTTATCTTTGCCATATACCATATCTTTTCTGTTACCTGAAACGGGAACTATCCTGTCCGTCAGGAAGATGGCTTCTTTCGGACATGCTTCTTCACACAACCCGCAGAAAATACATCTCAGCATATTGATTTCATAAACAGCCGCATACTTTTCTTCCCTGTATAAATGCTCATCCCCTTTCCTGCGTTCTGCTGCATCCATCGTAATGGCTTCTGCCGGGCAGGCCACTGCGCACAATCCGCAGGCCGTACAGCGTTCAGCACCGTTTTCATCTCTTTTCAGTACATGCTGCCCCCTGTAGGTGCCGGAGATTTCTCTTTTTACTTCCGGATATCTGACAGTAGCCGGTTTTTTAAATAAATGCCTGAACGTAATAGTCATACCATTTGCTATGGCAGGCAGGTATAACTGCTCTACCAGGCTCATTTCTTTTTTTACTACTACCTTTTTTCTGTTCGTAAGTTGCATACGCTACTTTTATTCATACTAAACCTTTCCCAACGCATACATCAGCACACCTGTTGCCAGAATATTGAATATTGCCAAAGGAATTAAAATTTTCCAACCTAAATTCATCAGCTGGTCATACCTGAACCTTGGAATCGTCCATCTCACCCACATAAAAAAGAAGATAAAGAAGATGATTTTCCCAAAGAAGAATGCAAATTGCAATATAGACAAGACATTTCCGTCTATCGGTAAATGATTTTGAAACGGAATATTATAGCCACCGAAATACAGCGAAGAGATAATCGCAGACGAGATAAATATGTTGATGTATTCCGCAAACAGATAAAAACCGAGTTTCATGGATGAATATTCGGTATGATAACCGCCTACCAGTTCCGTTTCACATTCCGGCAAGTCAAAAGGAGCCCGATTCGTTTCTGCAAATGCACATATCAGAAAGATTAAAAATCCCAACGGCTGATAAACGACATTCCACATGGTTCCATCCTGCTGCCGCACGATTTCACCCAGGCTCAAGGAACCTGTTTTCATTATCAACGCCACCAGGGCTAAACCCATAGCGATTTCATAGCTGATCATCTGAGAGGAAGCGCGCAAAGCACCGAGCATGGAGTATTTATTATTCGATGCCCACCCGCCAATCATGATACCATATACGCCAAAAGACACCACGCCAAAAACATAGAGAATGCCGATATTGATATCCGCAATCTGCAATGGAAATGAATAATCGCCGATATTGATATTGCCGCCCCACGGCACCACCACGCCCGTCATCAATGCGGTGAGCATAGCCAGGCTCGGCCCTAAAATAAACAAGAATTTATTAGATACGGTCGGAATGATTTCTTCTTTCATAAACATCTTCAAACCGTCCGCCATCGGCTGCAGGATACCAAACGGACCGGCTCTGTCCGGACCGATTCTATCCTGCATAAATGCCGCCACTTTCCTTTCTGCATACGTTGAATAGGCTGCAACACCCAATGATATCAGGAATACCAACAGTACCAAAATAGTTTTATACAGGATAAATATCGCCATTACTTTTCAATATTATTCGGATTCAAGGCACCTTCGCCCAAATCCACTTTTTTACCTTCTAATTTTTGCATGTGTTTATAAACACCAATCTGTAATTTTTTCAACTCATAATGATTTTGAGAAATAACGGAATGATGGCTTACTTTACTCGGTCCTTCTATCGTCCAGTCTTTCACCTGTTTTTTATCAAAGCGACAATCATTACAGATAAATTCCTCCACTTCTCCCCACCTGTCTTTGCGGGCGGTAACACGCAATACATCCTCTCCTTTCATCCACAAGCGGACCTTGCCGGAACATTTCGGGCAATCTCTGTGCGCATCTACCGGATTGGTAAACCAAACACGGCTTTTGAAACGGAATGTCCTGTCCGTTAATGCACCTACCGGACAAACATCAATCACATTTCCGGAAAAATCATTTTCAATCGCCTTTTCGATATAGGTAGAAATTTCAGCGTGGTCGCCACGATTAATCACACCATGAACGCGGCCGTCGGTAATCTGCTCACATGTTTTCACGCATCGGTAACACAGAATACACCGGTTCATGTGCAGCTTGATCTTATTTCCTATATCGATTGGATCAAACTCTCTGCGCTGAAATTCATAGCGTGTTCCTTCTTTGCCATTTTCATAGCTTAAATCCTGCAGATGACATTCCCCAGCCTGGTCGCAGACCGGACAATCCAAAGGGTGGTTGATCAGTAAAAACTCCACCACACCGGCACGGGCTTCAAGTAATTCAGGGGAAGTCGTATTCCGCACCACCATACCGTCCATCACGTTTGTTCTGCAACTGGGAACCGGTTTCGGCATAGGACGCGGATCTTTTTCCGAACCTTTTTCCACCGTGACGATACAGGTTCTGCAATAGCCACCGGAGGTTTTCAGCTTGGAATAATAACACATGGTTGGCGGTGCAATGTTTGTGCCGTGTTGCTCGTCTATCCTTCTTGCCGCTGCCAGAATACTGGTGCCGTCCGGAACTTCGATGGTTGTATCGTCTATGGTTACCTTTGCCATGTTAAAAATTAATAAGTTTGAATGAAAAAGCCATAAGTTTTTAGTTGTTTTTTAATAGCTTTTCTTCAAGTTTCCACACAACGGGGGGTCAAATTTTTTCCCTTCTCCCCCCCCCCAAAAATACCCCCCCCCCCCCCCCCCCCCCCTCTTAAAAAAAAAACTTCCCACGCCCCCCGGCCCCCCCACCCCCGCGGGGGAGGGGGGGGGGGCCCAACCCCCCCGCCCGCCCCGGCCCCCCCTTTTTTTTTTCCTTCCCAAAAAACCTTTATTTTAACTTATTACTTGTTGAATATTATTTAATCTGTAATAATGTTTCACATCATGAATGGATTGAGGATTGCGGACATACTCTTCAAATTCGTGCCTGAAATGACGAATTGCCGCAGCTACCGGCCAGGCAGCCGCTTCACCCAAGGGACAAATTGTTTTTCCTTCAATCTTCG is a window from the Sphingobacteriales bacterium genome containing:
- a CDS encoding (2Fe-2S)-binding protein, with product MAKVTIDDTTIEVPDGTSILAAARRIDEQHGTNIAPPTMCYYSKLKTSGGYCRTCIVTVEKGSEKDPRPMPKPVPSCRTNVMDGMVVRNTTSPELLEARAGVVEFLLINHPLDCPVCDQAGECHLQDLSYENGKEGTRYEFQRREFDPIDIGNKIKLHMNRCILCYRCVKTCEQITDGRVHGVINRGDHAEISTYIEKAIENDFSGNVIDVCPVGALTDRTFRFKSRVWFTNPVDAHRDCPKCSGKVRLWMKGEDVLRVTARKDRWGEVEEFICNDCRFDKKQVKDWTIEGPSKVSHHSVISQNHYELKKLQIGVYKHMQKLEGKKVDLGEGALNPNNIEK